The proteins below are encoded in one region of Thermus caldifontis:
- a CDS encoding ABC transporter ATP-binding protein, whose protein sequence is MEVGGTTSKALVLKDITKRFPLVLANDRISLDLNWGEVLALVGENGAGKSTLMKIVYGLQPPDKGEMWVDGKPYRPKSPLDAIAHGIGMVHQHFMLVEPFTVLENLVLGLEPGSPLYLNLEEARKRATALMEELGFQVPLDERIEDLPVGLQQRVEILKALYRQAKILILDEPTAVLTPQEAEELFRFLRAYVAKGNAAIFISHKLKEVLAVSDRVTVIRDGKVVGTVRTPETSLEELARMMVGREVVLRVEKGPARPGEVVLEVEGLEAPPRLRGVSFSVRAGEIVGIAGVEGNGQTELVEALAGLRKYRGTVRYLGHPLPHQALRVREAGVSHIPEDRLARGLVLDFSVRENAILGDQRRPPFRGFLGFLDGKAMEEHARALVETFDVRPRSTELSARRFSGGNQQKIVVGRELLRGPRLLIAAQPTRGVDVGAIEFIHQRLVEARDQGLAVLLVSADLSEVISLSDRILVMYEGRIVGELAPEEAREERLGLLMAGVSA, encoded by the coding sequence GTGGAGGTCGGCGGAACTACCTCAAAGGCCCTGGTCCTAAAGGACATCACCAAGCGCTTCCCCCTGGTCCTGGCCAACGATCGCATCAGCCTGGACCTGAACTGGGGCGAGGTCCTGGCCCTGGTGGGGGAAAACGGGGCGGGTAAATCCACCTTGATGAAGATCGTCTACGGCCTTCAGCCCCCGGACAAAGGGGAGATGTGGGTGGATGGAAAGCCCTACCGGCCCAAAAGCCCCCTGGACGCCATCGCCCACGGAATCGGCATGGTGCACCAGCACTTCATGCTGGTGGAACCCTTTACCGTGCTGGAAAACCTGGTGTTGGGCCTCGAGCCGGGAAGCCCCCTCTACCTCAACCTGGAAGAGGCCCGGAAGCGGGCCACCGCCCTCATGGAGGAGCTGGGCTTCCAGGTTCCCCTGGACGAGCGCATCGAGGACCTCCCCGTGGGCCTGCAGCAGCGGGTGGAGATCCTCAAGGCCCTTTACCGCCAGGCCAAGATCCTCATCCTGGACGAGCCCACCGCCGTCCTAACCCCCCAGGAGGCCGAGGAGCTTTTCCGCTTCCTGAGGGCTTACGTGGCCAAGGGAAACGCCGCCATCTTCATCAGCCACAAGCTGAAGGAGGTGCTTGCCGTGTCCGACCGGGTCACGGTGATCCGGGACGGCAAAGTGGTGGGCACGGTGAGGACCCCCGAGACCTCTTTGGAGGAACTGGCCCGGATGATGGTGGGCCGGGAAGTGGTCTTGCGGGTGGAAAAGGGCCCCGCCAGGCCCGGGGAAGTGGTGCTGGAGGTGGAGGGCCTCGAGGCGCCCCCAAGGCTAAGGGGGGTAAGCTTCTCCGTGCGGGCTGGGGAGATCGTGGGCATCGCCGGGGTGGAGGGCAACGGCCAGACGGAGCTGGTAGAGGCCCTGGCGGGCCTGCGCAAGTACCGGGGCACGGTGCGCTACCTGGGCCACCCCCTTCCCCACCAGGCCCTGCGGGTACGGGAAGCGGGGGTGAGCCATATCCCCGAGGACCGGCTCGCCCGGGGCCTGGTCCTGGACTTTTCCGTACGGGAAAACGCCATCCTGGGAGACCAGCGCCGCCCCCCCTTCCGGGGCTTCCTGGGCTTCCTGGACGGGAAGGCCATGGAGGAGCATGCCCGGGCCCTGGTGGAAACCTTTGACGTGCGCCCCCGCTCCACCGAGCTTTCCGCCCGGCGCTTTTCCGGGGGGAACCAGCAAAAGATCGTGGTGGGTAGGGAGCTTTTGCGGGGGCCCCGCCTCCTCATCGCCGCCCAGCCCACCCGGGGCGTGGACGTGGGGGCCATCGAGTTCATCCACCAGCGCCTGGTGGAGGCCCGCGACCAGGGCCTGGCGGTGCTTTTGGTTTCCGCGGACCTCTCCGAGGTGATCAGCCTGTCGGACCGGATCCTGGTCATGTACGAGGGGCGGATCGTGGGCGAGCTTGCCCCCGAGGAGGCCAGGGAGGAGCGCCTGGGCCTTCTGATGGCGGGCGTTTCCGCCTAA
- a CDS encoding response regulator, translated as MAFVARLLVVDDDPRIRHLLELLLSGAGHQVALADSAKAALEYLRRETPDLILLDIMMPDMDGLTLLGRIRAVRRLAKVPVIMFTGGGKELEGPSRALGADLFLEKPISGRRLREAVEGLLSRQGYVLPGGERVASLEEVGAHLSRDLPKEERFKSLWLKASGRRALLKNLLAKGWTEALLRRILPGEYDLYDILGHLAFGWPLLPLRERAARVQDPRLASHLEAYLKEKRLPLEGNGLLEELAQALYA; from the coding sequence ATGGCCTTTGTGGCGCGGCTTCTTGTGGTGGACGATGACCCCCGCATCCGGCACCTTTTGGAACTCCTGCTTTCCGGGGCAGGCCACCAGGTGGCGCTGGCGGATTCGGCCAAGGCTGCCCTGGAATACCTGCGCAGGGAAACCCCGGACCTGATCCTTTTGGACATCATGATGCCGGATATGGATGGCCTCACCCTTCTTGGGCGTATCCGGGCGGTGCGGCGCTTGGCCAAGGTACCGGTGATCATGTTCACCGGGGGCGGAAAGGAGCTGGAGGGGCCAAGCCGGGCCTTAGGAGCCGATCTTTTCCTGGAGAAACCCATCTCAGGCCGCCGCCTTAGGGAGGCTGTGGAAGGCCTCCTGAGCCGGCAGGGATACGTGCTTCCCGGGGGGGAGCGGGTGGCCAGCCTCGAGGAGGTGGGGGCACACCTATCCCGGGATTTGCCCAAGGAGGAGCGCTTTAAGTCCCTCTGGCTCAAGGCGTCAGGCCGCCGGGCCCTTCTTAAGAACCTCCTGGCTAAGGGTTGGACCGAGGCCCTTTTGCGGCGCATCCTTCCCGGTGAATACGATCTCTATGATATCCTTGGCCACCTGGCCTTCGGCTGGCCTTTGCTGCCCTTAAGGGAGCGGGCGGCCCGGGTGCAGGACCCCCGCCTGGCTTCCCACCTGGAGGCCTACCTGAAGGAGAAGCGGCTTCCCCTGGAGGGCAACGGTCTTTTGGAAGAACTGGCCCAGGCCCTGTACGCTTAG
- a CDS encoding LptA/OstA family protein, with translation MRPWLWTFLLGLALAASGVRVIQVEGGRLSGDLRYGPWTFEGEVRGRVKDLEIRSPKATLTAPKGKTMQEAEGEREARFEGGVVVRRGRVEARGPVLVYRERTGEGELLGPARMRQEPKPGEDPVEVEASRMTFQVDTDTSTSENALLRSGNQEGRAGFVYYEEEKGLAVFTDPKEVVLVRKRRDGDLVIRAKEVRSLTGPKRLIATGGVRLQDGDLVTTGDSLYYDDTTGEAIVLGKPAVSENRKEGFKLSGNTLQHNVNRHQVRVYGKAFRLPVEEFRKLSER, from the coding sequence ATGAGACCGTGGCTTTGGACGTTCCTTTTGGGTTTGGCTTTGGCGGCTTCCGGGGTGCGGGTCATCCAGGTGGAGGGGGGAAGGCTTTCCGGTGACCTGCGCTATGGGCCCTGGACCTTTGAGGGGGAGGTGAGGGGCCGGGTGAAGGACCTGGAGATCCGTTCCCCCAAGGCCACCCTCACTGCCCCCAAGGGCAAGACCATGCAGGAGGCGGAAGGGGAGCGGGAGGCCCGCTTTGAGGGCGGGGTGGTGGTGCGCCGGGGCCGGGTGGAGGCCAGGGGGCCGGTCCTGGTCTACCGGGAGCGAACCGGGGAGGGGGAGCTTTTGGGCCCGGCCCGCATGCGGCAAGAGCCCAAACCAGGAGAGGACCCGGTGGAGGTGGAGGCCAGCCGCATGACCTTCCAGGTGGATACGGACACCTCCACCAGCGAAAACGCCCTTCTCCGAAGCGGCAACCAGGAGGGCCGGGCGGGTTTCGTCTATTACGAGGAGGAAAAGGGCCTGGCGGTGTTCACCGACCCCAAGGAGGTGGTCCTCGTCCGCAAGCGCAGGGATGGGGACCTGGTGATCCGGGCCAAGGAGGTGCGAAGCCTCACCGGACCCAAGAGGCTCATCGCCACCGGGGGGGTGCGGCTACAGGACGGGGATCTGGTCACCACGGGGGATAGCCTCTACTACGACGACACCACCGGGGAGGCCATCGTCTTGGGTAAGCCAGCGGTGAGCGAAAACAGGAAAGAGGGTTTTAAGCTTTCAGGGAACACGCTCCAGCACAATGTAAACCGCCACCAGGTGCGGGTGTACGGCAAGGCCTTCCGCCTCCCGGTGGAGGAGTTCCGCAAGCTCTCGGAGAGGTAG
- a CDS encoding lipid II:glycine glycyltransferase FemX → MWDLVEIPDPEAWNRLVSGFPITSALQSWGWGEVKRLSGWVPRRLAVYGKEGLVGVAQVLLRPLPGGLRLAYAPRGPALSRLEDLPRVARALAQGVRATHLVLEPEAGLPAEETPPSFPGLLLEEAVQPAYSLWLDLSQGEEALLKGMKEMHRRNARLALKRTELGVEGEEAFPEFFRLFEETNRRAKLLQHAEAYYRAVLREMNQPYGEAFLALARKDGEALAAGLFVAFAGKVDYLYGGSSRAHPEAKAPMGMHLAAIRHAMGRGYCIYDLWGVPRTPEGSHAEGIWRFKEGFGGRRVQFPAYTLPLSPLYRPLKAFLRLRKTWVNLRVRGNPRDVLG, encoded by the coding sequence GTGTGGGACCTGGTAGAGATCCCCGATCCCGAGGCCTGGAACCGGCTGGTTTCCGGCTTTCCCATCACCAGCGCCTTGCAGTCCTGGGGCTGGGGCGAGGTGAAGCGGCTTTCCGGCTGGGTGCCCAGGCGGCTTGCGGTGTACGGAAAGGAAGGGCTTGTGGGGGTAGCCCAGGTGTTGCTGCGCCCCCTGCCTGGGGGGCTGCGCCTGGCCTATGCGCCCAGGGGCCCGGCCCTTTCCCGCCTCGAGGACCTGCCCCGGGTGGCCAGGGCCCTGGCCCAGGGGGTGCGGGCCACCCACCTGGTCCTCGAGCCCGAGGCAGGACTGCCCGCGGAGGAAACGCCCCCCAGCTTTCCGGGCCTCCTCCTCGAGGAAGCCGTCCAGCCCGCCTATTCCCTGTGGTTGGACCTCAGCCAGGGGGAGGAGGCCCTCCTCAAGGGGATGAAGGAGATGCACCGCCGCAACGCTCGCCTGGCCCTAAAGCGCACGGAGCTTGGCGTGGAGGGGGAGGAGGCCTTCCCCGAGTTCTTCCGCCTCTTTGAGGAAACCAACCGTCGGGCCAAGCTTTTGCAACATGCGGAGGCCTACTATCGTGCCGTTCTAAGGGAGATGAACCAGCCCTACGGGGAGGCCTTCTTGGCCCTGGCCCGCAAGGACGGGGAGGCCTTGGCGGCGGGGCTTTTCGTGGCCTTTGCCGGCAAGGTGGATTACCTCTATGGGGGAAGCAGCCGCGCCCACCCTGAGGCCAAGGCCCCCATGGGCATGCACCTGGCGGCCATCCGCCACGCCATGGGCCGTGGCTACTGCATTTACGACCTTTGGGGCGTGCCCAGAACCCCAGAGGGAAGCCATGCGGAGGGGATATGGCGCTTCAAGGAGGGGTTTGGGGGCCGGCGTGTCCAGTTTCCCGCCTACACCTTGCCCCTTTCCCCCCTTTACCGTCCCCTTAAGGCCTTCCTGCGCCTGCGCAAAACCTGGGTGAACCTGCGGGTGCGGGGGAATCCGCGGGATGTCCTGGGTTGA
- the pheA gene encoding prephenate dehydratase, whose product MRIAFQGTEGAYSEEALLKSFPESTPLGFPTFHQVFEAVEAGEADYGVVPVENTTAGSINQTYDLLLESDLHVVGEIIHRVEHCLLAPKGTELKDLKAVKSHPQALAQCDGFLARMRLTPIPVYDTAGAARALAEHPEPGVGAIASRRAAELYGLQVLAENIEDYPHNYTRFFIIGREEAKRGEGPHKTSIVFAVRHRPGGLLEALAVFAEAGVNLTKLESRPRRDKPFSYLFYLDLEGHLEDPGPAQALLGLLRRAAFLKVLGSYPAYRNGA is encoded by the coding sequence ATGAGGATCGCCTTCCAGGGCACGGAGGGAGCCTACAGCGAGGAAGCCCTGCTCAAGAGTTTCCCGGAATCCACCCCCCTTGGCTTTCCCACCTTCCACCAGGTCTTTGAGGCGGTGGAGGCTGGGGAGGCGGACTACGGGGTGGTGCCTGTGGAAAACACCACCGCAGGCAGCATCAACCAAACCTACGACCTTCTTTTGGAAAGCGACCTCCACGTGGTGGGGGAGATCATCCACCGGGTGGAGCACTGCCTTCTTGCCCCTAAGGGTACAGAGCTTAAAGACCTGAAGGCCGTAAAGAGCCACCCCCAGGCCCTGGCCCAATGCGACGGCTTCCTGGCCCGCATGCGCCTGACCCCCATTCCCGTATACGACACCGCCGGGGCAGCCCGGGCCTTAGCGGAACATCCCGAACCGGGCGTGGGGGCCATCGCCAGCCGGCGGGCCGCGGAGCTCTATGGCCTTCAGGTCCTGGCGGAAAACATCGAGGACTATCCCCACAACTACACCCGCTTCTTCATCATCGGGCGGGAGGAGGCCAAGAGGGGGGAAGGCCCCCACAAGACCAGCATCGTGTTTGCGGTGCGCCACAGGCCGGGAGGGCTTTTGGAAGCCCTGGCGGTCTTCGCCGAGGCTGGGGTGAACCTCACCAAACTGGAATCCCGGCCTAGGCGGGATAAGCCCTTCAGCTACCTTTTCTACCTGGACCTCGAGGGCCACCTCGAGGATCCCGGTCCCGCCCAGGCCCTTCTGGGGCTCCTCAGGCGGGCCGCTTTCCTAAAGGTGCTGGGATCCTACCCCGCCTACCGCAACGGCGCCTAA